A genomic segment from Streptomyces antibioticus encodes:
- a CDS encoding aspartate kinase: protein MGLVVQKYGGSSVADAEGIKRVAKRIVEAKKNGHQVVVVVSAMGDTTDELIDLAEQVSPMPAGREFDMLLTAGERISMALLAMAIKNLGHEAQSFTGSQAGVITDSVHNKARIIDVTPGRIRESLDRGNIAIVAGFQGVSQDKKDITTLGRGGSDTTAVALAAALDAEVCEIYTDVDGVFTADPRVVKKARKIDWIAFEDMLELAASGSKVLLHRCVEYARRYNIPIHVRSSFSGLQGTWVSSEPIQRGDQKVEQAIISGVAHDTSEAKVTVVGVPDKPGEAAAIFRTISDAEINIDMIVQNVSAASTGLTDISFTLPKAEGRKAIDALEKNKAGIGFDSLRYDDQIGKISLVGAGMKTNPGVTADFFTALSDAGVNIELISTSEIRISVVTRADDVNEAVRAVHTAFGLDSDSDEAVVYGGTGR, encoded by the coding sequence GTGGGCCTTGTCGTGCAGAAGTACGGAGGCTCCTCCGTAGCCGATGCCGAGGGCATCAAGCGCGTCGCCAAGCGAATCGTGGAAGCGAAGAAGAACGGCCACCAGGTGGTCGTCGTCGTTTCCGCGATGGGCGACACGACGGACGAGCTGATCGATCTCGCCGAGCAGGTGTCACCGATGCCTGCCGGACGTGAGTTCGACATGCTGCTGACCGCCGGAGAGCGGATCTCCATGGCGCTGCTGGCCATGGCGATCAAAAACCTGGGTCACGAGGCCCAGAGCTTCACCGGCAGCCAGGCAGGCGTCATCACCGACTCGGTCCACAACAAAGCCCGGATCATCGATGTCACGCCGGGCCGCATCCGGGAGTCGCTGGACCGGGGCAACATCGCCATCGTCGCCGGCTTCCAGGGCGTCAGCCAGGACAAGAAGGACATCACCACGCTCGGCCGCGGTGGCAGTGACACCACGGCCGTCGCCCTCGCCGCCGCGCTCGACGCCGAGGTCTGCGAGATCTACACCGACGTCGACGGTGTGTTCACCGCCGACCCGCGGGTGGTCAAGAAGGCCCGGAAGATCGACTGGATCGCCTTCGAGGACATGCTGGAGCTGGCCGCGTCCGGCTCCAAGGTGCTGCTCCACCGCTGTGTGGAGTACGCCCGCCGTTACAACATCCCGATCCATGTGCGGTCCAGCTTCAGCGGACTTCAGGGCACCTGGGTCAGCAGTGAGCCCATTCAGCGAGGGGATCAGAAGGTGGAGCAGGCCATCATCTCCGGTGTCGCGCACGACACCTCCGAGGCCAAGGTCACGGTCGTCGGCGTGCCGGACAAGCCGGGCGAGGCCGCCGCGATCTTCCGGACGATCTCGGACGCCGAGATCAACATCGACATGATCGTGCAGAACGTGTCCGCCGCCTCCACGGGCCTGACGGACATCTCCTTCACCCTCCCCAAGGCAGAGGGCCGCAAGGCCATCGACGCCCTGGAGAAGAACAAGGCCGGCATCGGCTTCGACTCCCTGCGCTACGACGACCAGATCGGCAAGATCTCCCTGGTCGGCGCCGGGATGAAGACCAACCCGGGCGTCACGGCCGACTTCTTCACCGCCCTGTCGGACGCGGGCGTGAACATCGAGCTGATCTCGACCTCCGAGATCCGCATCTCGGTCGTCACCCGCGCCGACGACGTCAACGAGGCCGTGCGCGCCGTGCACACCGCCTTCGGACTCGACTCCGACAGCGACGAGGCCGTCGTCTACGGAGGCACCGGACGTTGA
- a CDS encoding NAD-binding protein, with protein MVVCGDDGLAHRLAAELRGVYEEQVTLVVPPADRAARPPVVGRARSVSAALLDRMVSAAVSRAGGGNGTAPSGGEPGGGERTLEAVEATEAVLAEAGVQRAAALALVYDDDETNIRAALTARRLNPRLRLVLRLYNRRLGAHISELLDQAATLVYGDEPGAGIGDASTTVLSDSVTAAPALAAAAVVGTTRVVQTDGLMLRAVERPAPGPGESAEPDGLATLALLSAPGNDPAYADGSEDSGDQGPQLLPDAAAERAAAGRRGSVVLEQVSYSAGSALSSGRRGGVVPFASLFSRRLRWSLAGLVGCVLALAVALGLVTGVHPLGALYLTLLDLFAINEPAVGASTARQVLQLLTGLMGLLLLPVLLAAVLEALGTFRGPAAVRRPPRGLGGHVVLLGLGKIGTRVLIRLRELEIPVVCVEAGPEARGVAVARRLRVPVVLGDVTQEGVLEAAKIHRAHALLAVTSSDTTNLEAALYARTLRPDLRVVLRLYDDDFATAVYRTLRAAHPQALTRSRSVSHLAAPSFAGAMMGRQILGAIPVERRVLLFAALVVGEHAQLTGRTVGEAFRAGRWRILALDTGQEGHGGSGLIWQLPDTYVLRDEDRVVLAATRRGLAELLGRRGRGAGRV; from the coding sequence ATGGTGGTGTGCGGCGACGACGGACTCGCGCACCGGCTCGCCGCCGAACTGCGGGGAGTCTACGAGGAGCAGGTCACCCTCGTCGTACCGCCCGCCGACCGGGCGGCGCGGCCGCCGGTGGTGGGGCGGGCCCGTTCGGTGTCCGCGGCGCTGCTCGACCGCATGGTGAGCGCGGCCGTCAGCCGGGCGGGCGGCGGCAACGGCACCGCACCCTCCGGGGGTGAACCGGGCGGCGGGGAGCGGACGTTGGAGGCGGTGGAGGCCACCGAGGCGGTGCTCGCCGAGGCGGGCGTGCAGCGGGCGGCGGCGCTGGCGCTCGTGTACGACGACGACGAGACCAACATCCGGGCCGCGCTCACCGCCCGCCGGCTCAACCCGAGGCTGCGGCTCGTCCTGCGGCTCTACAACCGTCGGCTCGGCGCGCACATCTCCGAACTGCTCGACCAGGCGGCCACGTTGGTGTACGGCGACGAGCCGGGGGCCGGGATCGGGGACGCCTCCACGACCGTCCTGTCCGACTCGGTCACCGCCGCGCCCGCGCTGGCCGCGGCCGCCGTCGTCGGGACCACGCGGGTCGTGCAGACGGACGGGCTGATGCTGCGGGCCGTGGAACGTCCCGCGCCCGGCCCCGGGGAGAGCGCCGAACCGGACGGCCTCGCCACGCTCGCGCTGCTCTCCGCGCCCGGCAACGACCCTGCCTACGCGGACGGTTCGGAGGACAGCGGCGACCAGGGGCCGCAGTTGCTGCCGGACGCGGCGGCGGAGCGGGCGGCGGCCGGGCGGCGCGGTTCGGTGGTGCTGGAGCAGGTGTCGTACTCGGCGGGGTCCGCGCTGTCGTCCGGGCGGCGGGGCGGGGTGGTGCCGTTCGCCTCGCTGTTCTCACGGCGGCTGCGGTGGTCGCTGGCCGGGCTCGTGGGGTGTGTGCTCGCGCTGGCGGTGGCGCTGGGGCTGGTGACCGGGGTGCATCCGCTGGGGGCGCTGTATCTGACGCTGCTGGACCTGTTCGCGATCAACGAACCGGCGGTCGGGGCCTCCACGGCCCGGCAGGTGCTGCAACTCCTCACCGGGCTCATGGGGTTGCTGCTGCTGCCGGTGCTGCTGGCGGCGGTCCTGGAGGCGTTGGGCACCTTCCGCGGACCGGCGGCGGTACGGCGGCCCCCGCGCGGGCTGGGCGGACATGTGGTGCTGCTCGGGCTGGGGAAGATCGGCACCCGGGTGCTGATCCGGCTGCGGGAGCTGGAGATCCCCGTGGTGTGCGTCGAGGCCGGGCCCGAGGCGCGCGGGGTCGCGGTGGCGCGGCGGCTGCGGGTGCCGGTGGTGCTGGGGGACGTCACGCAGGAAGGGGTGCTGGAGGCGGCGAAGATCCACCGCGCGCACGCGCTGCTCGCGGTGACCAGCTCCGACACCACGAACCTGGAGGCCGCGCTGTACGCCCGTACGCTGCGGCCCGATCTGCGGGTGGTGCTGCGGCTGTACGACGACGACTTCGCGACGGCGGTGTACCGCACCCTGCGGGCCGCGCACCCGCAGGCGCTGACCCGGAGCCGCAGCGTGTCGCACCTGGCGGCGCCGTCCTTCGCCGGGGCGATGATGGGCCGCCAGATCCTGGGGGCGATCCCGGTGGAGCGCCGCGTCCTGCTCTTCGCCGCACTGGTCGTCGGCGAACACGCCCAACTGACCGGCCGCACGGTCGGCGAGGCGTTCCGGGCGGGCCGCTGGCGCATCCTGGCCCTGGACACGGGCCAGGAGGGCCACGGCGGCTCGGGCCTGATCTGGCAACTCCCCGACACCTACGTCCTCCGCGACGAGGACCGAGTAGTCCTGGCCGCCACCCGCCGGGGCCTGGCGGAACTATTGGGCCGCCGGGGCCGGGGCGCAGGCCGCGTGTAG
- a CDS encoding SURF1 family protein: MYRFLLTPRWWGINVFVLLAIPFCVFMGSWQLSRFESRVDDSRVAKERAEAARTDPARPLAELLPVDKATAGKQVTATGRYAEQLVVPDREVDGRSGFYVLGLLRTDGGEALPVVRGWLPGSPEGAKVPAAPAGEVTVTGALQASEQPGDNGVSARGGLPAGQTAAISAASLVNLVPYDVYDAWVTLATADRGMTTVPAGTTPGTGLDLKAFQNLGYTGEWFVFAGFVVFMWFRLLRREVEFARDAALGIAPAESPAPAAATTAVPEKAQDEASTPVR, from the coding sequence GTGTACCGGTTCCTGCTGACGCCCCGCTGGTGGGGGATCAACGTCTTCGTGCTGCTGGCCATCCCCTTCTGCGTGTTCATGGGTTCCTGGCAGCTCAGCCGGTTCGAGTCGCGGGTCGACGACTCGCGCGTGGCGAAGGAACGGGCCGAGGCCGCCCGTACGGACCCGGCCCGGCCGCTCGCCGAACTGCTCCCGGTGGACAAGGCGACCGCGGGCAAGCAGGTCACGGCCACGGGCCGGTACGCCGAGCAGCTCGTGGTGCCCGACCGCGAGGTCGACGGCCGCAGCGGTTTCTACGTCCTCGGCCTGCTCCGCACCGACGGCGGCGAGGCGCTGCCGGTCGTGCGCGGCTGGCTGCCGGGCAGCCCCGAGGGCGCGAAGGTCCCGGCGGCGCCCGCCGGCGAGGTCACCGTCACCGGCGCGCTCCAGGCGTCCGAACAGCCCGGCGACAACGGCGTGAGCGCGCGCGGCGGCCTCCCGGCCGGGCAGACGGCGGCGATCAGCGCCGCGTCCCTCGTCAACCTCGTGCCGTACGACGTCTACGACGCCTGGGTGACCCTGGCCACCGCCGACCGGGGGATGACGACCGTGCCGGCGGGTACGACACCGGGCACCGGCCTCGATCTGAAGGCGTTCCAGAACCTCGGCTACACCGGTGAGTGGTTCGTGTTCGCCGGGTTCGTGGTGTTCATGTGGTTCCGGCTGCTGCGGCGCGAGGTGGAGTTCGCCCGGGACGCGGCTCTCGGGATCGCTCCCGCGGAGAGCCCCGCCCCGGCCGCCGCCACGACCGCCGTACCGGAGAAGGCTCAGGACGAGGCGAGTACGCCCGTCCGGTAG
- a CDS encoding S9 family peptidase, producing the protein MTESNGSAAPERTEEMPAWEKRFRAPRVSLPDWAEDAPDRSLFVSNATGTYELYAWERATGEQRQVTNRANGTTDGVLSPDGAWIWWFDDKDGDEFGVWRRQPFEGGEDELATPGLDPSYPAGLALGRDGRTAVVGRSTDEDGTTIHVARTGEPPFELYRHRESAGVGDLSHDGRLIAVEHTEHGDAMHSALRVLRPDGTTVAELDDTEGGTRELGLEVLGFAPVDGDTRLLIGHQRRGRWEPLVWDVASGTQTDLALDLPGDVSAEWYPDGSGLLIVHSFEARSELFRYDFSGGGLEKVPTPAGTVSGATARPDGSVEYLWSCAAQPPTVRSTAGGTVLDPPGMKSPGSVPVEDVWVEGPGGRIHALVQKPAGATGPLPTVFDIHGGPTWHDSDAFAAAPAAWVDHGYAVIRVNYRGSTGYGRAWTDALKVRVGLIELEDIEAVRQWAVSSGLADPARLILTGGSWGGYLTLLGLGVQPDAWALGIAAVPVADYVTAYHDEMEALKAMDRTLLGGTPEEVPDRFEASSPLTYVDQVTAPVYISAGVNDPRCPIRQIDNYVKRLEQRGAEHEVYRYDAGHGSLVVDERIKQVRLELDFAERHLGVPGR; encoded by the coding sequence ATGACTGAGAGCAACGGGTCCGCCGCGCCGGAGCGGACCGAGGAGATGCCAGCCTGGGAGAAGCGCTTCCGGGCGCCCCGGGTGTCCCTGCCCGACTGGGCGGAGGACGCGCCGGACCGCTCCCTGTTCGTGTCCAACGCGACGGGGACGTACGAGCTGTATGCCTGGGAGCGCGCCACCGGGGAGCAGCGCCAGGTGACGAACCGGGCGAACGGCACGACGGACGGAGTGCTCTCGCCGGACGGCGCGTGGATCTGGTGGTTCGACGACAAGGACGGCGACGAGTTCGGCGTCTGGCGCCGCCAGCCCTTCGAGGGCGGCGAGGACGAACTGGCCACGCCGGGACTCGACCCCTCCTACCCGGCGGGCCTCGCCCTCGGCCGGGACGGGCGGACGGCCGTGGTGGGCCGTTCCACCGACGAGGACGGTACGACGATCCATGTCGCGCGGACCGGCGAGCCGCCGTTCGAGCTGTACCGCCACCGGGAGTCGGCGGGTGTCGGCGACCTCTCCCACGACGGCCGGCTGATCGCCGTCGAGCACACCGAGCACGGCGACGCGATGCACTCCGCGCTGCGCGTGCTGCGCCCCGACGGCACCACGGTCGCCGAGCTGGACGACACCGAGGGCGGCACCCGGGAACTGGGCCTGGAGGTCCTGGGCTTCGCGCCCGTGGACGGCGACACCCGGCTGCTCATCGGGCATCAGCGGCGGGGCCGCTGGGAGCCCCTGGTGTGGGACGTGGCGTCGGGCACGCAGACGGACCTGGCGCTGGACCTGCCGGGCGACGTCAGCGCCGAGTGGTATCCGGACGGCTCGGGCCTGCTGATCGTGCACAGCTTCGAGGCGCGCAGCGAGCTGTTCCGCTACGACTTCTCGGGCGGCGGCCTGGAGAAGGTGCCGACTCCGGCGGGCACGGTCTCCGGGGCGACGGCCCGGCCGGACGGCAGCGTGGAGTACCTGTGGTCCTGCGCCGCCCAGCCGCCCACCGTGCGCTCCACGGCGGGCGGTACGGTCCTCGACCCGCCCGGCATGAAGTCGCCCGGCTCGGTGCCGGTGGAGGACGTGTGGGTGGAGGGCCCCGGCGGCCGTATCCACGCCCTCGTACAGAAGCCGGCCGGGGCCACCGGTCCGCTGCCCACCGTGTTCGACATCCACGGCGGCCCGACCTGGCACGACAGCGACGCGTTCGCGGCGGCGCCCGCGGCCTGGGTGGACCACGGCTACGCGGTGATCCGCGTCAACTACCGCGGCTCCACCGGGTACGGCCGGGCCTGGACGGACGCGTTGAAGGTCCGGGTCGGCCTGATCGAGCTGGAGGACATCGAGGCGGTACGGCAGTGGGCGGTCTCCTCCGGCCTCGCCGACCCCGCCCGGCTGATCCTCACCGGCGGCTCCTGGGGCGGCTACCTCACCCTCCTCGGCCTGGGCGTCCAGCCCGACGCGTGGGCGCTGGGCATCGCCGCGGTCCCGGTCGCCGACTACGTCACGGCCTACCACGACGAGATGGAGGCCCTGAAGGCGATGGACCGCACCCTCCTCGGCGGCACCCCCGAGGAGGTCCCCGACCGCTTCGAGGCGTCCTCCCCCCTCACCTACGTCGACCAGGTCACCGCCCCGGTCTACATCTCCGCCGGCGTCAACGACCCCCGCTGCCCCATCCGCCAGATCGACAACTACGTCAAACGCCTGGAACAACGAGGCGCCGAACACGAGGTCTACCGCTACGACGCGGGCCACGGCTCCCTGGTCGTCGACGAACGCATCAAACAGGTCCGCCTGGAACTCGACTTCGCCGAACGCCATCTGGGGGTGCCGGGGAGGTAG
- a CDS encoding aspartate-semialdehyde dehydrogenase — MTPGTSDARTSRPTLAVVGATGAVGTVLLRILSQRADIWGEIRLVASPRSAGRKLAVRGTETEVLALSEDVFDGVDIALFDVPDEIAAHWAPVAAARGAVVVDNSGAFRMDPDVPLVVPEVNPHAVHARPRGIVANPNCTTLSMIVALGALHASYGLRELVVSSYQAVSGAGRAGVETLRQQMALVAGTELGTHPGDVRRAVGDNTGPFPEPVALNVVPWAGTACEGGWSSEEMKVRDESRKILGLPKLPVAVTCVRVPVVTTHSLTVHARFQDEVTVHGAREVLATAPGVVLFDNPEAGEFPTPADVVGTDPTWVGRVRRALDDPTALELFVCGDNLRKGAALNAAQIAELVAAERV; from the coding sequence TTGACCCCCGGGACGTCGGACGCGCGGACGTCCCGGCCGACGCTCGCGGTCGTGGGAGCGACCGGAGCCGTCGGCACGGTCCTGCTCCGGATCCTCTCCCAGCGGGCGGACATCTGGGGCGAGATCCGTCTCGTCGCCTCACCGCGCTCGGCCGGCCGCAAGCTGGCCGTGCGCGGCACGGAGACCGAGGTGCTGGCCCTGTCGGAGGACGTCTTCGACGGGGTCGACATCGCGCTGTTCGACGTACCGGACGAGATCGCCGCGCACTGGGCCCCGGTCGCCGCGGCCCGGGGCGCGGTCGTCGTGGACAACTCCGGGGCCTTCCGGATGGACCCGGACGTGCCGCTGGTCGTCCCCGAGGTCAACCCGCACGCCGTGCACGCGCGGCCCCGCGGGATCGTCGCCAACCCCAACTGCACCACCCTGTCGATGATCGTCGCCCTGGGCGCGCTGCACGCCTCGTACGGACTGCGCGAGCTGGTGGTGTCGTCGTACCAGGCGGTCAGCGGGGCCGGGCGGGCCGGGGTGGAGACACTGCGGCAGCAGATGGCGCTGGTCGCGGGCACCGAGCTGGGCACCCACCCCGGTGACGTGCGGCGGGCGGTCGGGGACAACACCGGGCCGTTCCCGGAGCCGGTCGCGCTGAACGTCGTCCCGTGGGCCGGGACGGCGTGCGAGGGCGGCTGGTCGTCGGAGGAGATGAAGGTGCGGGACGAGTCCCGCAAGATCCTCGGGCTGCCGAAGCTGCCGGTGGCCGTGACCTGCGTACGGGTCCCGGTCGTCACCACCCACTCGCTGACCGTGCACGCCCGTTTCCAGGACGAGGTCACGGTCCACGGGGCCCGCGAGGTCCTCGCCACCGCGCCCGGGGTCGTCCTCTTCGACAACCCCGAGGCGGGGGAGTTCCCGACGCCCGCCGACGTGGTGGGCACCGACCCGACCTGGGTGGGCCGGGTGCGCCGGGCGCTGGACGACCCGACGGCCCTGGAGCTGTTCGTCTGCGGGGACAATCTGCGCAAGGGGGCCGCGCTGAACGCCGCGCAGATCGCCGAGCTGGTGGCGGCGGAACGGGTGTGA
- a CDS encoding SigE family RNA polymerase sigma factor, with protein sequence MAEVLDFPAATRGTALRPPRVALRPRVPGAPGGMPVIAPMPAARPARIPSQRDGAEETVAAGTTVDHLTETYRAHYRSLLGLAALLLDDTASCEDVVQEAFIRVHSARKRVRDPEKTLAYLRQTVVNLSRSALRRRILGLKLLSKPMPDMASAEEGAYDQLERDSLIKAMKGLQRRQREVLVLRYFADMTEAQVAQTLGISLGSVKAYGSRGIAALRIAMEAPA encoded by the coding sequence GTGGCAGAGGTACTCGACTTCCCCGCGGCGACCCGCGGCACGGCTCTACGGCCGCCCCGCGTCGCCCTCCGCCCCCGCGTGCCAGGGGCACCCGGCGGCATGCCGGTGATCGCGCCCATGCCCGCCGCGCGGCCCGCCCGCATACCCAGCCAGCGTGACGGCGCCGAGGAGACCGTGGCCGCCGGGACGACCGTCGACCACCTCACCGAGACCTACCGGGCGCACTACCGCTCGCTGCTCGGCCTCGCCGCCCTCCTCCTCGACGACACCGCCTCCTGCGAGGACGTCGTCCAGGAGGCGTTCATCCGCGTCCACTCCGCGCGCAAGCGGGTCCGCGACCCGGAGAAGACGCTCGCCTATCTGCGCCAGACCGTCGTCAACCTCTCCCGCTCCGCCCTGCGCCGCCGCATCCTCGGACTGAAACTGCTGTCCAAGCCGATGCCGGACATGGCCAGCGCGGAGGAGGGCGCCTACGACCAGTTGGAGCGCGACTCGCTGATCAAGGCGATGAAGGGACTCCAGCGCCGCCAGCGCGAGGTCCTCGTACTGCGCTACTTCGCGGACATGACGGAGGCCCAGGTCGCCCAGACCCTCGGCATCTCCCTCGGCTCGGTCAAGGCGTACGGCTCCCGCGGCATCGCGGCCCTGCGCATAGCCATGGAGGCCCCGGCGTGA